A genomic segment from Nicotiana tabacum cultivar K326 chromosome 7, ASM71507v2, whole genome shotgun sequence encodes:
- the LOC107830203 gene encoding putative E3 ubiquitin ligase SUD1 isoform X1 has translation MEFATAVPASSNGAEGISPAERSSSVDAINSSSSPSSSSGSVALSPAQVIGKDSNSVATSRYDDDDEEEDVCRICRNPGEADNPLRYPCACSGSIKFVHQDCLLQWLNHSNARQCEVCKHAFSFSPVYAENAPARLPFQEFVVGMAMKACHVLQFFLRLSFVLSVWLIIIPFITFWIWRLAFVRSFGEAQRLFLGHLSTTIILTDCLHGFLLSASIVFIFLGATSLRDYFRHLRELGGQEADREDDGDRNAARAPRRPAVPANGNFADGNGEDANGAQGIAGAGQIIRRNAENVAARWEMQAARLEAHVEQMFDGLDDADGAEDVPFDELVGMQGPVFHLVENAFTVLASNMIFLGVVIFVPFSLGRIILYYLSWLLSSASNPVLSTVMPLAETALSLANITLDSAWTAVANLTPANEESSLLGQATEMITANATGLSEAANNLSTTVSADLLKGSAVGTSRLSDVTTLAVGYMFIFSLVFFYLGIVALIRYTRGEPLTLGRFYGIASIAETIPSLFRQFVAAMRHLMTMIKVAFLLVIELGVFPLMCGWWLDVCTIRMFGKSITQRVEFFSVSPLASSLVHWVVGIVYMLQISIFVSLLRGVLRNGVLYFLRDPADPNYNPFRDLIDDPVHKHARRVLLSVAVYGSLIVMLVYLPVKLAMQMAPSIFPLDISVSDPFTEIPADMLLFQICIPFAIEHFKLRTTIKSLLRYWFTAVGWALGLTDFLLPRPEDNGGQENGNGDQGRVEWFQAVHGVPDRALAGFAPDNRARHAAANTNFVEDYDTDEQADTDRYAFVLRIVLLLVVAWMTLLLFNSALIIVPISLGRALFNSLPLLPITHGIKCNDLYAFVIGSYAIWTAIAGVRYSIDQIRTRRVTVLMNQIWKWCVIVLKSSALLSIWILIIPVLIGLLFELLVIVPMRVPIDESPVFLLYQDWALGLIFLKIWTRLVMLDHMMPLVDESWRLKFERVRENGFSRLQGFWVLREIVLPIIMKLLTALCVPYVLAKGVFPIFGYPLLVNSAVYRFAWLGCLGFSLLCFCAKRFHVWFTNLHNSIRDDRYLIGRRLHNFGEEVERRQNEVELSREGEIPIVNGDVQEVADVGLRHRHGVTQDA, from the exons ATGGAGTTCGCAACGGCGGTGCCGGCGTCTAGTAACGGCGCCGAGGGAATTTCTCCGGCGGAGCGCTCCTCCTCCGTTGATGCGATCAATTCGTCTTCATCCCCGTCTTCTTCCTCGGGTTCAGTTGCGTTGTCTCCGGCGCAGGTGATTGGTAAGGATTCGAATTCTGTGGCTACGAGCAGGTATGATGACGACGACGAAGAAGAGGACGTTTGTCGGATCTGTCGAAACCCTGGCGAGGCCGATAATCCCCTGCGGTATCCTTGTGCTTGCAGTGGTAGCATAAAGTTTGTTCACCAGGATTGCTTACTTCAATGGCTTAATCACAGTAACGCTCGCCAATGCGag GTATGCAAACATGCATTCTCGTTTTCGCCAGTTTATGCTGAGAATGCTCCGGCTAGGCTCCCTTTTCAAGAGTTTGTGGTTGGGATGGCAATGAAAGCCTGCCATGTCCTGCAATTCTTCCTGCGTCTTAGCTTTGTGCTTTCTGTATGGCTCATCATAATACCTTTTATTACATTCTGGATATGGCGGTTGGCTTTTGTTAGAAGTTTTGGAGAAGCTCAGAGACTCTTTTTGGGTCACTTATCCACAACCATTATTCTTACCGACTGTCTCCATGGGTTTCTGCTCTCTGCTAGCATTGTTTTCATCTTTCTTGGGGCAACTTCATTAAGGGATTACTTCAGGCATTTGCGCGAACTTGGGGGACAGGAAGCTGACAGGGAAGACGATGGGGACAGAAATGCTGCCCGTGCTCCAAGAAGACCTGCTGTTCCAGCTAACGGAAATTTTGCTGATGGAAATGGGGAAGATGCTAATGGTGCACAGGGGATTGCTGGAGCTGGCCAGATAATCCGGAGAAATGCAGAAAATGTTGCGGCCCGTTGGGAGATGCAGGCAGCAAGGCTTGAAGCTCATGTCGAACAGATGTTTGATGGTTTGGATGATGCTGATGGGGCAGAGGATGTCCCTTTTGATGAGCTTGTTGGCATGCAGGGTCCTGTGTTCCATCTCGTTGAAAATGCATTTACT GTTCTTGCGAGTAATATGATATTTCTTGGAGTGGTGATCTTTGTTCCCTTTTCATTAGGACGAATTATACTCTATTATTTGTCTTGGCTTTTGTCCTCTGCGAGCAATCCAGTATTGTCCACTGTTATGCCACTAGCTGAAACAGCACTTTCCTTGGCCAATATTACTCTGGATAGTGCGTGGACTGCTGTTGCAAACTTAACTCCTGCTAACGAAGAGAGCAGTTTGCTTGGTCAAGCCACAGAAATGATAACAGCAAATGCCACTGGATTGAGTGAGGCGGCAAACAACCTCAGTACAACAGTGTCTGCTGATCTTTTGAAAGGGTCAGCTGTTGGAACATCCCGGCTTTCTGATGTTACAACTCTTGCCGTTGGCTACATGTTTATATTTTCTCTGGTCTTCTTTTACCTCGGGATAGTTGCTTTAATCCGATACACCAGGGGAGAGCCTTTGACGTTGGGGAGATTCTATGGTATTGCTTCCATTGCAGAAACCATTCCCTCTCTCTTTAGACAATTTGTAGCAGCTATGAGGCATCTGATGACTATGATTAAGGTTGCTTTCCTCCTTGTCATTGAACTTGGGGTTTTCCCTTTGATGTGCGGATGGTGGCTGGATGTTTGCACCATTAGAATGTTTGGGAAGTCGATCACACAAAGAGTGGAATTCTTTTCAGTATCTCCATTGGCAAGCTCATTAGTTCATTGGGTTGTAGGGATTGTTTACATGCTACAAATAAGTATCTTTGTTAGCCTTCTTCGAGGG GTCCTGCGTAATGGAGTGCTTTACTTTCTTCGAGATCCGGCAGACCCCAATTACAACCCATTCCGGGATTTGATCGATGATCCTGTACATAAGCATGCTCGTCGAGTTCTTTTGTCAGTTGCAGTCTATGGAAGCTTAATAGTGATGCTCGTGTATCTGCCTGTCAAACTTGCCATGCAAATGGCTCCATCCATTTTCCCACTAGATATCTC TGTATCTGATCCATTTACTGAAATACCTGCCGACATGCTTCTCTTCCAAATCTGTATTCCCTTTGCAATTGAGCATTTTAAGCTGCGTACAACAATCAAGTCTCTGCTCCGCTATTGGTTTACTGCAGTGGGCTGGGCTCTTGGTCTTACTGATTTCTTACTTCCCCGACCTGAGGATAATGGTGGACAAGAGAATGGGAATGGCGACCAAGGAAGGGTGGAGTGGTTTCAAGCCGTGCATGGTGTACCAGATCGAGCCTTGGCAGGGTTTGCTCCTGATAACAGAGCTAGGCATGCAGCAGCTAATACCAACTTTGTGGAAGACTATGACACTGACGAACAAGCGGATACCGA CAGGTACGCCTTTGTGCTCCGTATCGTGCTGTTGTTGGTAGTGGCTTGGATGACTCTCCTCCTCTTTAATTCTGCCCTCATAATTGTACCGATTTCACTTGGACGTGCGCTCTTCAATTCCCTCCCGCTGCTTCCAATAACACATGGAATCAAGTGCAATG ATTTGTATGCATTTGTAATTGGAAGTTATGCCATCTGGACAGCGATTGCTGGAGTGAGGTACTCAATTGATCAAATTAGGACTAGGAGGGTTACAGTTTTGATGAACCAAATTTGGAAATGGTGCGTCATTGTTCTGAAGAGTTCTGCACTGTTGTCAATATGG ATTCTTATTATCCCTGTGTTAATTGGGCTGCTTTTTGAACTTCTGGTCATTGTGCCAATGCGAGTTCCCATTGACGAAAGCCCGGTCTTCCTTCTTTATCAGGATTGGGCTTTAGGACTAATCTTTCTAAAGATCTGGACCAGGCTG GTTATGCTAGATCATATGATGCCACTGGTGGATGAGAGCTGGCGCCTGAAATTTGAGAGGGTGAGGGAAAACGGTTTCTCTAGGTTGCAAGGCTTTTGGGTGCTTCGGGAGATTGTCCTTCCTATTATCATGAAGCTGCTTACGGCATTGTGTGTTCCATATGTTTTAGCCAAGGGTGTATTCCCAATATTTGGTTACCCCTTGCTTGTCAACTCTGCCGTTTACCGATTTGCTTGGCTTGGCTGCCTTGGCTTCAGTCTGTTATGTTTCTGTGCTAAGCGTTTCCACGTATGGTTCACCAATCTCCACAATTCTATACGTGATGACCGTTATTTGATTGGCCGTAGACTTCATAATTTTGGGGAAGAGGTAGAGCGGAGGCAAAATGAAGTAGAGTTGTCCAGAGAGGGAGAGATCCCTATAGTGAATGGGGATGTCCAAGAGGTTGCTGATGTAGGACTAAGACACAGGCATGGCGTTACCCAAGATGCTTAA
- the LOC107830203 gene encoding putative E3 ubiquitin ligase SUD1 isoform X2 — translation MEFATAVPASSNGAEGISPAERSSSVDAINSSSSPSSSSGSVALSPAQVIGKDSNSVATSRYDDDDEEEDVCRICRNPGEADNPLRYPCACSGSIKFVHQDCLLQWLNHSNARQCEVCKHAFSFSPVYAENAPARLPFQEFVVGMAMKACHVLQFFLRLSFVLSVWLIIIPFITFWIWRLAFVRSFGEAQRLFLGHLSTTIILTDCLHGFLLSASIVFIFLGATSLRDYFRHLRELGGQEADREDDGDRNAARAPRRPAVPANGNFADGNGEDANGAQGIAGAGQIIRRNAENVAARWEMQAARLEAHVEQMFDGLDDADGAEDVPFDELVGMQGPVFHLVENAFTVLASNMIFLGVVIFVPFSLGRIILYYLSWLLSSASNPVLSTVMPLAETALSLANITLDSAWTAVANLTPANEESSLLGQATEMITANATGLSEAANNLSTTVSADLLKGSAVGTSRLSDVTTLAVGYMFIFSLVFFYLGIVALIRYTRGEPLTLGRFYGIASIAETIPSLFRQFVAAMRHLMTMIKVAFLLVIELGVFPLMCGWWLDVCTIRMFGKSITQRVEFFSVSPLASSLVHWVVGIVYMLQISIFVSLLRGVLRNGVLYFLRDPADPNYNPFRDLIDDPVHKHARRVLLSVAVYGSLIVMLVYLPVKLAMQMAPSIFPLDISVSDPFTEIPADMLLFQICIPFAIEHFKLRTTIKSLLRYWFTAVGWALGLTDFLLPRPEDNGGQENGNGDQGRVEWFQAVHGVPDRALAGFAPDNRARHAAANTNFVEDYDTDEQADTEYAFVLRIVLLLVVAWMTLLLFNSALIIVPISLGRALFNSLPLLPITHGIKCNDLYAFVIGSYAIWTAIAGVRYSIDQIRTRRVTVLMNQIWKWCVIVLKSSALLSIWILIIPVLIGLLFELLVIVPMRVPIDESPVFLLYQDWALGLIFLKIWTRLVMLDHMMPLVDESWRLKFERVRENGFSRLQGFWVLREIVLPIIMKLLTALCVPYVLAKGVFPIFGYPLLVNSAVYRFAWLGCLGFSLLCFCAKRFHVWFTNLHNSIRDDRYLIGRRLHNFGEEVERRQNEVELSREGEIPIVNGDVQEVADVGLRHRHGVTQDA, via the exons ATGGAGTTCGCAACGGCGGTGCCGGCGTCTAGTAACGGCGCCGAGGGAATTTCTCCGGCGGAGCGCTCCTCCTCCGTTGATGCGATCAATTCGTCTTCATCCCCGTCTTCTTCCTCGGGTTCAGTTGCGTTGTCTCCGGCGCAGGTGATTGGTAAGGATTCGAATTCTGTGGCTACGAGCAGGTATGATGACGACGACGAAGAAGAGGACGTTTGTCGGATCTGTCGAAACCCTGGCGAGGCCGATAATCCCCTGCGGTATCCTTGTGCTTGCAGTGGTAGCATAAAGTTTGTTCACCAGGATTGCTTACTTCAATGGCTTAATCACAGTAACGCTCGCCAATGCGag GTATGCAAACATGCATTCTCGTTTTCGCCAGTTTATGCTGAGAATGCTCCGGCTAGGCTCCCTTTTCAAGAGTTTGTGGTTGGGATGGCAATGAAAGCCTGCCATGTCCTGCAATTCTTCCTGCGTCTTAGCTTTGTGCTTTCTGTATGGCTCATCATAATACCTTTTATTACATTCTGGATATGGCGGTTGGCTTTTGTTAGAAGTTTTGGAGAAGCTCAGAGACTCTTTTTGGGTCACTTATCCACAACCATTATTCTTACCGACTGTCTCCATGGGTTTCTGCTCTCTGCTAGCATTGTTTTCATCTTTCTTGGGGCAACTTCATTAAGGGATTACTTCAGGCATTTGCGCGAACTTGGGGGACAGGAAGCTGACAGGGAAGACGATGGGGACAGAAATGCTGCCCGTGCTCCAAGAAGACCTGCTGTTCCAGCTAACGGAAATTTTGCTGATGGAAATGGGGAAGATGCTAATGGTGCACAGGGGATTGCTGGAGCTGGCCAGATAATCCGGAGAAATGCAGAAAATGTTGCGGCCCGTTGGGAGATGCAGGCAGCAAGGCTTGAAGCTCATGTCGAACAGATGTTTGATGGTTTGGATGATGCTGATGGGGCAGAGGATGTCCCTTTTGATGAGCTTGTTGGCATGCAGGGTCCTGTGTTCCATCTCGTTGAAAATGCATTTACT GTTCTTGCGAGTAATATGATATTTCTTGGAGTGGTGATCTTTGTTCCCTTTTCATTAGGACGAATTATACTCTATTATTTGTCTTGGCTTTTGTCCTCTGCGAGCAATCCAGTATTGTCCACTGTTATGCCACTAGCTGAAACAGCACTTTCCTTGGCCAATATTACTCTGGATAGTGCGTGGACTGCTGTTGCAAACTTAACTCCTGCTAACGAAGAGAGCAGTTTGCTTGGTCAAGCCACAGAAATGATAACAGCAAATGCCACTGGATTGAGTGAGGCGGCAAACAACCTCAGTACAACAGTGTCTGCTGATCTTTTGAAAGGGTCAGCTGTTGGAACATCCCGGCTTTCTGATGTTACAACTCTTGCCGTTGGCTACATGTTTATATTTTCTCTGGTCTTCTTTTACCTCGGGATAGTTGCTTTAATCCGATACACCAGGGGAGAGCCTTTGACGTTGGGGAGATTCTATGGTATTGCTTCCATTGCAGAAACCATTCCCTCTCTCTTTAGACAATTTGTAGCAGCTATGAGGCATCTGATGACTATGATTAAGGTTGCTTTCCTCCTTGTCATTGAACTTGGGGTTTTCCCTTTGATGTGCGGATGGTGGCTGGATGTTTGCACCATTAGAATGTTTGGGAAGTCGATCACACAAAGAGTGGAATTCTTTTCAGTATCTCCATTGGCAAGCTCATTAGTTCATTGGGTTGTAGGGATTGTTTACATGCTACAAATAAGTATCTTTGTTAGCCTTCTTCGAGGG GTCCTGCGTAATGGAGTGCTTTACTTTCTTCGAGATCCGGCAGACCCCAATTACAACCCATTCCGGGATTTGATCGATGATCCTGTACATAAGCATGCTCGTCGAGTTCTTTTGTCAGTTGCAGTCTATGGAAGCTTAATAGTGATGCTCGTGTATCTGCCTGTCAAACTTGCCATGCAAATGGCTCCATCCATTTTCCCACTAGATATCTC TGTATCTGATCCATTTACTGAAATACCTGCCGACATGCTTCTCTTCCAAATCTGTATTCCCTTTGCAATTGAGCATTTTAAGCTGCGTACAACAATCAAGTCTCTGCTCCGCTATTGGTTTACTGCAGTGGGCTGGGCTCTTGGTCTTACTGATTTCTTACTTCCCCGACCTGAGGATAATGGTGGACAAGAGAATGGGAATGGCGACCAAGGAAGGGTGGAGTGGTTTCAAGCCGTGCATGGTGTACCAGATCGAGCCTTGGCAGGGTTTGCTCCTGATAACAGAGCTAGGCATGCAGCAGCTAATACCAACTTTGTGGAAGACTATGACACTGACGAACAAGCGGATACCGA GTACGCCTTTGTGCTCCGTATCGTGCTGTTGTTGGTAGTGGCTTGGATGACTCTCCTCCTCTTTAATTCTGCCCTCATAATTGTACCGATTTCACTTGGACGTGCGCTCTTCAATTCCCTCCCGCTGCTTCCAATAACACATGGAATCAAGTGCAATG ATTTGTATGCATTTGTAATTGGAAGTTATGCCATCTGGACAGCGATTGCTGGAGTGAGGTACTCAATTGATCAAATTAGGACTAGGAGGGTTACAGTTTTGATGAACCAAATTTGGAAATGGTGCGTCATTGTTCTGAAGAGTTCTGCACTGTTGTCAATATGG ATTCTTATTATCCCTGTGTTAATTGGGCTGCTTTTTGAACTTCTGGTCATTGTGCCAATGCGAGTTCCCATTGACGAAAGCCCGGTCTTCCTTCTTTATCAGGATTGGGCTTTAGGACTAATCTTTCTAAAGATCTGGACCAGGCTG GTTATGCTAGATCATATGATGCCACTGGTGGATGAGAGCTGGCGCCTGAAATTTGAGAGGGTGAGGGAAAACGGTTTCTCTAGGTTGCAAGGCTTTTGGGTGCTTCGGGAGATTGTCCTTCCTATTATCATGAAGCTGCTTACGGCATTGTGTGTTCCATATGTTTTAGCCAAGGGTGTATTCCCAATATTTGGTTACCCCTTGCTTGTCAACTCTGCCGTTTACCGATTTGCTTGGCTTGGCTGCCTTGGCTTCAGTCTGTTATGTTTCTGTGCTAAGCGTTTCCACGTATGGTTCACCAATCTCCACAATTCTATACGTGATGACCGTTATTTGATTGGCCGTAGACTTCATAATTTTGGGGAAGAGGTAGAGCGGAGGCAAAATGAAGTAGAGTTGTCCAGAGAGGGAGAGATCCCTATAGTGAATGGGGATGTCCAAGAGGTTGCTGATGTAGGACTAAGACACAGGCATGGCGTTACCCAAGATGCTTAA